A window of the Virgibacillus pantothenticus genome harbors these coding sequences:
- a CDS encoding OmpA family protein, protein MNTKYQRLFRQNQDEGHFWPSFTDLLTTILLCFILIFVAMMIIKSLQIEEMKKTLDQIMGVRAKLVQDLKEEFSGSNLGVEVDEKTGAIIFSTEILFAYDNHELKSDSYTFLDEFVPKYLDILLRDGYEKYIAEIIIEGHTDRDGSYLYNLQLAQNRAYSVASYILSDDFPYKNIQQHLADKLTVNSKSFSDVRTDENGNYSAKDSRRVEFKFRLKDEEILDKTREILGR, encoded by the coding sequence ATGAATACTAAGTATCAACGATTATTCAGGCAGAACCAGGATGAAGGACATTTTTGGCCATCGTTTACGGATTTGCTCACAACGATTTTACTTTGTTTTATTTTAATTTTCGTGGCTATGATGATTATCAAGTCATTACAAATAGAGGAAATGAAAAAAACACTAGATCAAATTATGGGGGTTCGAGCCAAGTTAGTTCAAGATTTAAAAGAAGAATTTAGCGGTTCTAATTTAGGAGTTGAAGTGGACGAAAAAACAGGTGCGATCATTTTTAGTACTGAAATTTTGTTTGCCTATGATAATCATGAGTTAAAGTCTGACTCTTATACCTTTTTAGATGAATTCGTACCCAAATATTTGGATATTTTACTACGAGATGGATACGAAAAATATATTGCTGAAATCATTATTGAAGGGCATACGGACCGTGATGGCTCGTATTTGTATAATTTACAGCTAGCTCAAAATAGGGCTTATAGTGTTGCTTCATATATCTTAAGTGACGATTTTCCGTATAAAAACATTCAGCAGCATTTAGCGGATAAGCTAACTGTTAATAGTAAATCCTTTTCTGATGTAAGAACAGACGAAAACGGAAATTATAGTGCGAAAGATTCTCGTCGGGTGGAATTCAAATTTCGCTTGAAGGATGAAGAAATACTGGATAAGACGAGGGAAATCCTAGGAAGATAG